TGGCAGTTTAAGCAACAATGTTATTCTTAAATTTGGTCCATTATTCTGCTATTTGTTTTTTACAGCAAAAAACACAAGTTTAAATAAAGGAAACCAAAATGACAAGGGTAAGAAAGATTACCTTTATATGCAGGGTTTGTTTCCTGCAATGAAATTTGAATGTGTAAAGTGTAAATAAACAACAGAGTCCTCTAAACTTCTGGATGGAAGTTTTTACGTtgattcatttactttaatatttaatggGAATCTATTTATCCTCAGAATTGTGATCATAAACCGTTGTAGATTGTATGTTTTGCAGTTATATGGTCTTTCTTATCGTGTTACTTTAACTTTGCTTTGCTTCATATCTTCCAGAGGGAAGATAGAAATGGCTTTCTAATGACTTCTTGCAATGCATGGGCTACAGTTCGACTTCGTTTGCAGAGAGACTTGTTGCTTTTGCATGTGTTGAAGGGATATTTTTCTCAGGAAGGTAGTTCTCTCAAGAAAGAACAGCCCTCTCCTTGTTTCTTAATGTGAGTTATGATGTTGTACTTTGTGTGTAACTTACTGGGGTTTGCTTTCAGCTTCTGCTCCATATTCTGGCTTAAAAAGAGAGGACTAATGCCAGGTTTGACATTCTCAAATGAGCTAATCTCTAGGGATGAGGGTCTTCACTGTGATTTTGCTTGTCTTTTGTACAGGTAGAGTTGTCTCTTTTCGTTATTCTAAATAGCATGAAAATGTATAGATACTGGAGTATTCTCGTATTTGTTTTGGAGTTGACAACATTTTTAAAGACTGATCAATATTGATTGTTGTTTGCTGCAGTTTGTTACGAAAGCCTCTAAGTTCTGATCGGGTGCATAAGCTTGTACACGAAGCAGTAGAAATTGAAACTGAGTTTGTCTGTGAGGCCCTCCCCTGTGCGTTGATTGGCATGAACTCAACACTCATGAGCCAGTACATAAAATTTGTAGCTGACAGGCTAATGGTATGATACAAATTGacactcttttttctctttttcctgaGGTTGGTTAATTGCTTATGTTTTTACCTTTCAGGCTGCTTTGGGGTACCAAAGAAAGTATAATGTGGAAAATCCCTTTGATTGGATGGAGTTTATCTCTTTGCAGTGAGTATTTTAATTCACATGGTTCATTCTATTATTCATAAAGTTTAATGAGCTTCAGCTTCTGAGATCTGACCTGCATCTGCATTCCATGTTTATACCCTTTTAGGATAAGCTCTTATGTTAACCCCTGagcatacaaaataataattctttctTAGTTTGCTGCATGTGATGTTTTTGCTGAGCAAAGACAAGTTGATAAGAAAATGTGTACAAGCTTGGCAACTTTTCTTGGTGGTTTGTGTTAAATGCATGCATGATCTTAGTATGTAACATAACTCATGATTGAGCAGAGGGAAGGCTAACTTTTTCGAGAGAAGGGTGGGTGATTATCAAAAAGCTTCTGTGATGTCAAACCTCCAAGATGCGGGGaaaaactttgttttcaagCTTGATGAGGACTTCTAGCCATGATTGGTTTGTTTCAGTTTCTTCAATTATTCTGGGGATGTTGAATTCAGCATCGAGATTTTTATTtaccagttttttttttttttttcagtaacaTGATTAGTTTACACcaacacaaatttgattcctgGGAGATATCTTTACTCGtgttatttgtaataatatgtTTGTTTCTATTTGTTATTGAGTGACATGTAATTTGCAATGCTAGACAAAATTGcaactttattattatatctatgaataatatataatgaatatttcatttcatatttctgttttacttttaattatactttaaaattataaaaagaaagaaaacgaaTATAGATTATTATAGCTTAAAACATGAACACTAGACACtataactaatttattattattattgttttaaaatataaagagatacagagtgtcttttttttattaaattaatatattaaatttttatcattagTTAATATGGAATATTCAATTTTCTGTATTTGGTTTTTGCAATTAACATttgattgatatataatatCTATTTCTAGCAagctatttttattatttaaaaaacatttttatgcaaaaattgttaattattaatacGCTTATATAAgtattaatatttcttaatacTCTTGTGATCAATTTGGATCCACGCATCAATAATAACATGAAGGTGGAATTaggagaagaaacaaaaatgtatgAGGAATGAATTAGACTTCGTTGACAAAATACAGAATAAAGCAATAATACAAGAAACGTGAAAACTCGAGGTGAAACAAAAGATGTACGAGGATGTTTTTAGATTCACACATAATTTCTTACTCAACCCACAATACAagatcaagaaaaataaaaatatatagtaaagAATTACAAAATTACTTCTACATACAAGAAAAACTAAATAGTTTTGACAACCAATCCTTACAAATGGCCTGATtttccaaattaatttaaaatttaaaaattatgttcttgtactcaaatttaagttaattgagtttaaagttcaatgtaaaaagaattaactcaattaaaatttaagaaaaaaattatgaataaaaggATCAACAGatgttaaaattgatataaaatgtaatttagtCTAGTCTATAAAATACTCAAAAGTTGAATTTTGGTATTGATTTTTATAGACTAAATAGATCTGTAAGaagttgaattttaaaatggatttataaattacatttagtctataaaataaattggtattttaaaataaaagacacaataatataatttatagatccatttaattataaaaatgaaacaaataaagaCCTATCAACTATAACATGCGTGAATACTTAATTTTGTTCGGatgtagataaaaaaaaatgagatacaCGTTTgtaaaaaagtaacaaaaaaataacaaagaaaaagaaacaaaaatattaataaaaataaaaaataaaaaatagtaaaaatataataagaaaggATCTAGATAATTTCCTATAAACATTTTTGGACAGTTTCTTTGTGATCCATGGAGTCACATCCAAGATTTAAGAATTATAACTCAAGAGACGAGATTAACTATAAGATCAAGAAATCCAATCTAGATCAAATATACTTATCAACATGTTTTCTGTTGATAAATTTAAAGGGAAACTAAAATCATTTACTCATGGATTTGTCATACAAACGTTCCTATTGGTAATTATTGAATGACTACTTGTCATAAGTAATTATCCAAATATATTATCATGGATATATATGATCGTTCGCAATTACTACTAACGAATGTCATAATGCCTTTCGTAAAAtgatatatcatttttaatttattttagttcttattatttaaaaatgaaaggaCTATAAAAGTAGCAAGTATTTGTACCTAACTTTAgtgtttaataatattaagaatttaaagtgagtttaaattttagatagggaattatattattataaaattttgaattaaagagATGCCTTCATTTTTTTACGAATTCATTAACGGTAAACCCATTAATATCGTTATCATAAGAACCAAAATCAAATTTgactaaaaatacataaatccaatatatattaaatgtaataaataaatattttcaatgaaaGAAACCTGCAAACTAGTCaaatactaataaattttaatttctctcttcTCAAGCTTTCAATATCTTTGCAACGTAAACTCTTACGAAATGTACATACCAGTCAACGAGTAAgataatcaacaaaaaattgacATTTGACCTTTTGGAGACGCAGTGCATCATGTTCATGAATGTGTTGGGTGATGTTATATTACGTTGCTGATGAGATTATGAATAGCTTCTCAAACACAAATTGGTCAGCCAAACATGGCAGACTATTATTCGTGTTTACCAAAGGAAAATTCAGCAAACAGTAAACTacaaaagtcaaaatgtaattcataaattaaCCTTGGAATGAATGTAAAGACTAAATTTCAAGAAATAAGAAAGATAAAGGAGACCTAAATTACAACACCTCGAATTTTCTTCGCAGTTTCCTGAAATAAATCCAAACAAAGACACGAAAATATGAACAATTTTTAGTGCCGTCTTCGTTTTAAGTTTCCAGGAGCAGCCAGCGTATACgattcaatcttttattttaatggcATGCAAACGGAATCATTTTATGAACAAGCTTACTTACATGTCTTacgttaagaaacaaccaattACATGATTGtaccatataaaaaaacatcacaAAATTTGTTCTTATAAGTAATACTTAAATAGGCGAAACACCGCGAGTATCGACAATTTTACCTGTCACATTAACTCAGAAATATATAAGATTTTAGTATTTTGCCACACATGTTGTTCATAGTAGCGTAACAcacaacaattatttaaatactCATTTAGAATATTAAATGAACGTAACACTCAGTAAGAAAGAATAACAAGCTTTAAACAATacataacaataatttttaatacttaattatCCTCCATTTTTTAAGTAGActttatttctttcaattttaagaatattttttatttatattttaacagcATCGCAAGCAGTGACTTATGTatggaaattaaaataaagaaataaaggtTTATCACATATGTTATTCGCTTGTTGAACAAAAGTAAACGAAAGAACAGAGATTAGAAGGTGTAGAGTGTTGTTCCATAAAGGCAGCGCCATCTAATCTCTCAATTCTCAACTCTGAAGGATCATTTCACCCGTGTGGTCAGACTTCAAAAAATTGAAGTAATATTCAAAGATTATTCCAGAAGCCATAGGCACCAGATCAGTAGGACATTTAAATAGAGCCAACCCAACTCCAAACACAACACCACTTCTCCTTCTACCTCGTCATCCCTTCCCAAACTCTTTCTGTGCTCTCATAGAACATTCttgtaataaattaatcatGGGCACTCTGGTGGGACATGTAGCTCCAGGTTTTGGTTTCATGTTGATAGGTTTGTGGCACCTCTTCAACCACATCAAGCTCCACGCCCTTAACCCAAAGTCCTACAAAGGTCCATCATGGTTCCCATCTTCCAAGTTTAGATACCTAGAGTTGGTGCTCATCATGCTAGGCTGCACGGCCTCCGTTTCAATGGAACTCTTCATTGGCCCAGATCGCCACCAACCTCTTGACCCAGATGGAACCATTCCCTCCAACCATCTCCACAACTTCGAGCACTCTTCCATCTCCATCACCTTCTTCCTCTACGCAGCTTCTTCCATCATCCTCGACCGTGCCCAAGCCCAGGCTCAATTCGTACTCACCCAGTTTCTTGGAGCCGTAGCATTTGCCCAACAACTGCTTCTCTTCCACCTCCATTCCGCGGACCACATGGGCCCAGAAGGCCAATACCATCTTTTGTTACAGCTTTTGGTCTTTGTTTCACTCTCCACCACAATCATTGGAATCGGGTTCCCTGAAAGTTTCATCGTCAACTTCGTTCGCTCCGTCAGCATTTTCTTCCAGGGGCTGTGGTTAATTGTGATGGGCTTCATGCTATGGACACCTTCACTGATACCCAAAGGCTGTTACATGAACGACGAGGAGGGTCACATGGTGGTTAGATGCTCTTCCCACGAGGCACTTCACCGCGCGAACTCGCTGGTAAACATTGAGTTCAGTTGGTTCATGATTGGTGTGACCGTTTTTGCGGTTTCCTTGTACTTGGTTTTGGTAAAAGTTTACGGGGAGAAGGTGCAGTATTTTTCCCTGGGGAACGAGGATGAAGAGTCAAAGTACGACGTTGAGTCCCAAAAGAGCGGCGCCTTTGACAACAACAGCAAAAGCTTTATTCACGTCAGCAAAATCTTTCCTCAAAATCATATGGAAAggtagatatatatatatagatagatataaaGAGAGTGATGAAATGAAAGTTGGTTAATTTGTGATTAGTTGTGAGGTTTGTGGGTTTACTGTATAGCTCTCTTTTGATTAGGATTGAGATTAGTTAAGTCATCAGCAATGTTGTTTTCGTTTGTGAATGTGGgaattatttcatttgtttgtgtttgctaGTTAGTGGGGGGCAGACAAGGTTGTTTAGTTTCTGCTTGAAATTTCAATCATGCTGAAACcatatgttaatatatttttgaattaaatatattttttttttgtcccaaaattattaattaaaattgtattttttatttatttaaagttatatactaatttcatttcttaatttaataaaaaatataaaatattctcaATAAATAGTGTTATagtctctttttctttcttcatagCACCAAAATCCAAAATGCAAGATTAATTCTGGACCACCCGATGGCCGCCTTCATCAAATCTTAAACAACCATCAATTGCGTCAAACTTTTCCAGGCTAACCTTGACATGCTTCGTGTCGTCGCTAGTACCAGAATTCTTTCAA
This genomic stretch from Vigna radiata var. radiata cultivar VC1973A chromosome 7, Vradiata_ver6, whole genome shotgun sequence harbors:
- the LOC106767353 gene encoding ribonucleoside-diphosphate reductase small chain A, translating into MGSLENGTHKAREEQEQEQEPILVEQSQRFCMFPIRYKQIWEMYKKAEASFWTAEEVDLSHDVQHWETLSVSEKHFITHVLAFFAASDGIVLENLAARFLSDVQIPEARAFYGFQIAMENIHSEMYSLLLETYIKDSREKYRLFNAIENLPCVARKAEWALSWIHSSTSFAERLVAFACVEGIFFSGSFCSIFWLKKRGLMPGLTFSNELISRDEGLHCDFACLLYSLLRKPLSSDRVHKLVHEAVEIETEFVCEALPCALIGMNSTLMSQYIKFVADRLMAALGYQRKYNVENPFDWMEFISLQGKANFFERRVGDYQKASVMSNLQDAGKNFVFKLDEDF
- the LOC106768014 gene encoding transmembrane protein 45B, translated to MGTLVGHVAPGFGFMLIGLWHLFNHIKLHALNPKSYKGPSWFPSSKFRYLELVLIMLGCTASVSMELFIGPDRHQPLDPDGTIPSNHLHNFEHSSISITFFLYAASSIILDRAQAQAQFVLTQFLGAVAFAQQLLLFHLHSADHMGPEGQYHLLLQLLVFVSLSTTIIGIGFPESFIVNFVRSVSIFFQGLWLIVMGFMLWTPSLIPKGCYMNDEEGHMVVRCSSHEALHRANSLVNIEFSWFMIGVTVFAVSLYLVLVKVYGEKVQYFSLGNEDEESKYDVESQKSGAFDNNSKSFIHVSKIFPQNHMER